A region of the Numenius arquata chromosome 29, bNumArq3.hap1.1, whole genome shotgun sequence genome:
GGTCAACCCTCTGAAGTCGATTCTCCTGGGCCAGAAATAGCAGTTACTCTTCTGGAAATCACACGCTTCCAGCATTCTTCAAAAAGTGCAGAAAACGTTAACAATTAAGGAGAAGAATGGAATGTAAAAAATGGAGTAAAAACCCGTTACTTTAATTGCTTTTGCTCATACCTTTAAGTATGAATATTTTCTCCGGAATATCATctaaatcttttaaaatagtaaactattcagagaatcacagaatggtcagagttggaagggaccttaaagatcatccagtcccaacccccctgccctgggcagggacacctccactagagcaggttgctcaaagccccatccagcctggcctgggacacttccagggatggggcatccacagcttccctgggcaacctgttccagtgcctcaccaccctcacagcaaagaatttcctcctaatatctaatctccatctcccctcttccaatttaaaaccgttaccccttgacCCACGGTCACCCACAGTCCCGTGGGCACTGTGTCAAGAGGGGTCTGGTTTGCAGCCGGAGAAGTTTCCACATCTTCCTTTCACTCGTGGTGGACCCCCCATGTCTGGGCTGtctttggactcaatgatctcacacagggagacctcacagcagccttccaatatctgaagggagctacaggagagccggagagggactctctgtcaggagatgtagtgacaggacaaggggtaacggttttaaattggaagaggggagattgagattagatatgaggaggaaattctttaccatgagggtggtgagacactggaacaggttgcccagggaagctgtggctgccccatccctggaggggttcaaggccaggctggatggggctttgagcaacctgctctagtggaggtgtccctgcccagggcaggggggttggaactcgatgatctttaaggtcccttccaactctgaccattctgtgattctatatgacACCCgctgaagtaaacgaccaccagagtgcctgtaGTTACTAACGACGGACAGTAGATGACGGCAAAGACCGCGAAATAACATCTCGCTTAATCGACTAATGAAGGGGcttgtttaggataatgattccTTGGAGTGGGGGgtgtttatgccttacacggCGAAAAGAGGTGAACTAAACCTGTACTAGGTCAGGCGGTGGGGAGGAacgtgagctccaacttctcaacccatgagaggagagacagaaacttaagcggCCGGGATAAGGTAGAAATACCTGAGAAccggaaagagggggtgtgcctctgcttggagatgcacccgattcagcgctgtttcgtataataaattcccctacagacccctacgagcccatacaggcccttatgggcccctacagccctgtacagaaccctacaggtgtCTACGAGCCCCTGCGGTCCCCAGCagacccctacaggcccatacagaCCCCTACGAGACCCAATATGCCATATGAGGCCCtccgggcccctacagacccctataggcGCCTACTAGCCCCTGCGAACCCATATGAGCTCATAAAGgcccttatgggcccctacagatccctacgagcccctacagactCTTACGGACCCCTACGAGCCTGtacggacccctacaggcccttacgtgCCCCTACGAACCCCTGTGGgccaatacaggcccctacgagtccgtacagaaccctacaagcccctacgggcCCCAAAGAGGCCCTTGGGGCCCAtactggcccctacagaccccctaaAGCCTTTACGAGCCCCTAGAgtcccctatgggctcctactggcccatacaggtccctacacacccctacgggcccctacagacccctacaaggCCCCCCTCCGCCCCAGGAAAAGGGACGACCgaggtgcccccccccaccagggAAGGgggtccatcccctccccaggaaAGGGATGCCCAAGgcacccccccccagggaaaGGGACACTCCAGGTTCCCCTCCCACCCTTCCAGGGAAAAGGGACACctgaggtgccccccccccccccccccccagcaaaaagGACACCCAAGGTGGCCCCCCCCAAGGGAAAAGGGTCATTCCCCCCCCACCAGGGAAAGGGATGCCAGAAGTCCCCCCCACCCAGGGAAAGGGGTCAATTCTCAGGGTGCCCCCCAGGGAAAGGGGTGTCCTCCCCCAGGGAAAAAGATGCctgaggtgccccccccccccagctccaagaAAAGGGTCCGTCCGTGTCATGTCCCCCCCTCCAGGAAATGGATGCCAGAGGTCCCCCCCACCCAGGGAAAGGGGTGTATCCCCCTCCCGGGAAAAGGGTCAGGGACAAATAgggagtggggcggggggggggggtgtcaaggcaaaggcagcagctttATTgtcacagaagaggaaaaatagttccaaatttaaaataaaatagactcCAAATTGtcagaccccctcccctccccctcaccGCAGGGACCCCCGCAAGTCCTCACGGAGGGGGGGGAAGATggagacacacatacacacccccccacgggggaggatggggagaccccccccaaatcctcactGGGGGaccggggacccccccagccaTCACTGCAGAGAACTGGAGACCCCCTAAGCCCTATATGGGGGGGACAAAGGACCCCCCAAGGCCTCAGAGGGGGGaccagggaccccccagccctAGATGTGGAGACCGGGGGCTCCCCAAGACTCACTGCAAAGAACTGGAGACTCCCTAAGCCCTCACTGGGGGGgaccagggacccccccaaccaAGTCCTCAGTGAGAGGACTggggggctcccccagccctcaCCACAGAgagatggggacccccccagccctataTGGGGGGACCAGGAACCCCCCCAAGTCCTCAGTGGGGGGACTGGGGCCCCCCAGCCCTCACTGGAGAGAACTGGAGACCCCCTAAGCCCTATATGAGAGGGCACCagggactcccccccccccaaatcctcagtgGGGGGGGCAGaccaccccccccgtccccccccaaccGCAAGCCCCTCACTGGAGGCAGACGGGGAGCCCGTAGGCGACGGGGGCCGCGCCAATGAGGTGCTTGAGGCGGGGGGCTTGGCGGGCCTGGGTgacatggggcaggaggggggcgcCGGGACCCCCCCTCAGCCACCCCTCCAGCAGCGCCTGGGCGTAACGGTCCAGGTCCCGATCCGTCACGTcccacaggttgcccaggaccaggGGGCTGCCAGGCAAGAGAGGAGTGTCAAACCTCCCCCCACAAGACCCTATGGGGGGTGCAGACACCCCCCAcagcttggggacaccccccccaaaaaaaaaaaaaaaccactcaccaGCCGGCCATGATGTACTTGAGGACGATGCCCGATGCCTCCAGGTCCCCGCGGAGGGCCAGGGCTGCGCTGCTGCAGCCGAAGAGCAGCGCCACGGCTCGGCAATCCAGGCGGCAGATGGCCTGGCCGTCCAAAAAACGGGCCCCAGCTCCGTGCCCCACATAGCTATGGAGCAGAGGAACCCCCCCCAGAATTAGCAGCAGCCCCCCAAACTTAAATAtatcctcccccaccccaccgctGCAGCCGAAGAGCAGCGCCACAGCTCAGCAATCGAGCTGGCAGATGGCTTGGCTGTCCAAAAAACAGGCCCCCCCCTCTGTGCCCCACATATCTATGGGGCAGagaaccccccccccaagaattagccccagcccccccaattTCATATAATCCCCCCCCAGCCACTGCAGCTGAAGAGCAGCACCACAGCTTGGCAATCAAGCTGGCAGATGGCTTGGCTGTCCAAAAAATAGGCCCCCCCTCCGTGCCCCACatatctatggggcagaggacaCCCCCCCCAGAGTTAATCCTAGCCCCCCCACCCTtgtttaaccccccccccccaaccccactcaCATGTAGAGATCGTGCTGGGTGAGAGCTGCTTCCATCTGCTCGGTGCTGGGGGCGACACCAGTCACCCCCCTCCAGCCCGGCTCACTGTGGGGGGAGCAGGTAAGAAAGTGGGGGGGCACAGACACCCCCTAAACCCCACCCCCCCTTCGAAACCCCCCCTACCCACCTCTCAAACCAGTCTCGAAAGCGTTCCTCGGTGCCCGGGAGGTTACGGTTAGGGTTGAGGACATAGAAGGCGCTGGTGGGGTTCATGCCACGGCCCAGCACCGAGCCTgccccttgcttttttttttttgagggggggggggggagaaaaacaagATGTGGGGGTCCCCTAAAAtgccagggaggggagggagggggggggctgggggagggggtgtcctcCCCCATCCTCTCACCTTCTGGGCCAGGGAGTAAGCGAGAAGAAAGCGGAGGGAAGGGAGGCGGGTGACGGGGACGGTCCTCAGGCAGCCCATGCTCTCCCAGGGCAGCTTCTGGAGATgctgcgaggaagaggagggaggagggggcgAGGAGGAAGGGggcgaggaagaagaggaaggggagggggggggcgaggaagaagaggaaggggagggggggggcgaggaagaagaggaaggggaggggggggggcgaggaagaagaggaaggggagggggggggcgaggaagaagaggaaggggggggggcgaggaagaagaggaaggggagggggggggcgaggaagaagaggaaggggagggggggggcgaggaagaagaggaaggggaggggggggcgaggaagaagaggaagggggggggggggggcgaggagggTCTTACCTTATCCAGCACCAGGACGAGGGACCCGCTGCTCTTTTTGGGGCAGGATCtctttttcagagctttttggAGGAGGAGCTGAGCCTCCTGGGGGGCCGTGGGGCAGAGGCTGAAGGCCAGGGCCTGCACGTCGGGGGGGCCAGGAGGGGGGCGGCGTTCAGGATCAcctttgggggagggaaggggggggggaaagaaggggtgAGTAGTGGCaaaaagggggggagggtgggggggggcaaggaGGGGGGAGGCATTCAggagcacctggggggggggaagaaggggtgaGTGGTGGTGAaaagagggagggcaggggggctccccaaaacccccttcTACCTTAaggaggggggtttgggggtccctccAGCCACAGGCCAGGAGTTGGGGGTGCAAGAGGGCAGCTTCTTCTTCCAGTCCAGactggggggggtcggggggggcactggggaggaggGCCCCCCTCCAACAGCCCAGTACGTGCCTCTCCAGGTTCTCGATGAGGTTCTGTAAGGGATCAGGGTGGCACCTgaggggggggacccccaaatcACCCCGAgatgggggttttttccccccccacccccaatcccAGTTACCTTCATCCTCTGGTCCAACTGGGAACGGCGGAGCCACCAGTCCTGTTTGTCCCTGCAGGCGTTGGCTTCTCTCTGTCCCTTCAAGATGTCGTCGAAGTCCCTCAGGATGGAGCTCAGGGGGACCTGGAAAAGACAAGgagcccccccatcccaccctggcaAGTGACACCAGCCcctaaattgggggggggggtggggggtggcacaccccctccctccctttcctgcccccccccccccccccccccccaagacccctgACCTTGCTGcgggcagtgggatggggatggtgacGGGGGGGACGTCCTTCTCCAGCCTCGTCAGCAGCAGCGTGTCCCCCCCCGGAGGTTGGCCAAGGTCAACAGGCAGACGGTCCACCCCTGGAGAACGAACAAAAAGAAGTCACCCCCAGATTTTTAGgaacaacccccccacacacaccccccccccgaggccaccaagcacacacacacagtccccaAAACACATTTTTGGCTGGTGACACGGGGGTGGGTGACACTTGGGCcaccacccagagggacctggaccagctggaacctcatggggttcaaccaggtcctgcccccctgccccctccccaaaccagtACAAGTTGGGGGTGACCTACTGGAAACCAGCTCCGGGAGAGGGgactgggagtcctgggggacccCAAGTTGCCCCCAGAGTCCCctgaggtggaggggggggggggtcacaccccacacccccttcTGCTCTACCCTGGGGGGGCCCAGCTggagactgggaccagttctgggctttCCAGTTCaaggactgggagctgctgggagagagtccagtggaggatgaggagggactggggaaaggctgaaggacctgAGGCTAGAGAAGgttgagctgggggggggacgggatgtCTCATCaaggtggggtgtgtgtgtgtgggtgtgtctCATCGAGGGGTGGGGGGCAAAAGGATGGGGCCAGGtccttcccagtggtgcccagtaacaggacaaagGGATAATGGGCAAACTGGGAGACGGGAAActactggggggggtggggggtggcagagccctggaaggggctgccctgggggggagggtgtgtgtggtgtgttttaAGACGGGTCTCCTGCTCTGGGAAGACTCCAGAACCCCCCCCCGGGATGAACCCACCCTGCTCTGGGGGACCCTGCCGTGGCCAGATGGGTCCccgaggtggggggggacacccccctaAAATTTGGGGGTTCTGGGGCGGGGGTGGTGGTTTTCTTACCAGGGGGGATGTGCTGTAGGTGGGCTCGGAAGgcgtcccccccctccctgccagccccccccggggCGTCGAAGGCAaagagcccctggagctgggTGAGGTGGTGAGAGCGCTGGGcagatgtcccctcctgcagggacAGGCCACTGAGGTGGTCCCCGATGTCCCCCTTCGCCTTCTTctctttgctggggggggggggaaagagggaattATCAGCTCAAAAAtcaccttttctgggtttttttttttttggggggggggggggggggtgggacagggacaggaggggacacggagggacTCACTGGATCTTCCTGTGGATGACATTGAGGAGCTGGTGGCGGGTGGTGATGGAGAAGGACTCGGAGAGGAGGAAGGCGGTGGCCAGGGGGTCCCGGTGGCCCAGGGTGAGGGCCAGTAGCCGGCAGATGTGGCTGTAGAGCGTGGGGGGGGGCAGTGGCTGATGCAGTCGAAAGCCCCTTGCAGGAGCTCCTGGACGgtggccagggaggggacagctgggggggggacacacaaagaGGCAAGGGTCAGGGGTGTCACCAGTATAACCACCAGCCCCCCACCACCAGGTCACCCTGGGCCACCAGAAACaccccccccaggatgccctgGGCCACCAGGTCACCCTGAGCCACCAGGAGACCCTGGGCCACCATGGAGTGCTCACCAGCAGCTGTggttggggggcagcagaggCCCCCCCCCTCCAGGGGCAGGGGGTCCCCGCTGTTGGGTGATGCCGGGccaccttcatcctcctcctcacgcCGGGGATGCCGTGTCCTGCctgtggggggggaggggggaacagagCCACCTGGGGCTGGTGACgacagtggggacacccccacgtCACCGTCTGAGGAGGGATGAAGGGCAAGGTgacatatccccccccccccccccctcctcaccttgggctccctcctcttcctcctgcaagACCTTGAAGCTGACCTCGAGTTCttcctccaccttctcctcctcctcctccctgatgGCCCTCAGGacctcccctcctttctcctctgttCTCTTACCGGGGGCCCGGGGGGTGGCTCGTTCCTTCTTCTCCTCGGTAGCCCTGGCTCGGGGGCGACCCCGACGCCCTCTCCGGGGGGGCTGGGTGTCACCCCCGGGCCCCATAGATTTGGGGGGAAGAGATTTGGGGGTACTGGAGACCTTGGGGGTGGCAGACGAAGTTCGTCCCGGTGGAGGATCCTCCCCGTCGCTGTTATCACTGAAGGTCACctaaaggtggtggtggggggagacACAACAGGGGGGTGTGACGGGGGTggcccccccccagtcccctctgccccccaccccagtccccaacatcccccccccccccagtccccaacatccccccccccccccaactcacttTCAGGCGAGATTTGACTCTTCTCGAGGCTTTGGGGGCTCGGAGGAGCTGGGATTTGGTGGCCAACGGGGAGGACTCGCTGAAGATGGTGAAGGGGGTCCTGCaggcgggggtggcgggggggccGCAGGGTACGGTGGCCGGGCGGACGGCCACGGTGGCCACCTCGCTGTCCGAGTCCTCGGCCTCGGAGGGTGGCTTCAGTTTCTGGCTCTTCTTCACCCTGGGTTTGGGGCCAGGGGGGGCCGGCGCTGGCTTGGTTTGACGCCTTTGGGGTTGGACCTTGAGGTTTTGAGCCACAGTGGCCACTTGGGGCTCCTCCGGGGCCAACGTGGGCAACTGGAAGGTGCAAGAACTGGCCAAGATGGCATCTGCGGGGTTGTCGTGCTCAGAAGCCCGGTGGCAAGCGGTGGCCACGGCTTTGGCGAGCAAAAGGGTGGCCCTGGAGACCTCcaggttggggacatggggtcTGCAGGAGGCCAGGAGGGTGAACCCCCTCTCCAGCTCCCCCGCCAGCTGGGGGTTGGCCAGGCTCTGAAGGGCTAGCGTGGCACAGACGGTGGCTACCAAATCGTTGAGCAGCTCCAAGGCGGGCAGATCTTGGGTGACGGTGTCCCGGGTGACGGTGTCCCCCCAAGGCTTGTCCCTCAGGAGGGTGGCGAATCGGGTGGCCACGGTGGCACAACGGGGCAGGAGGGCGCGGATTAGCCCCAGCCCCTCGGTTTGGTTGCCCTGGGCTAGCTGGAGGCGGGCATGAGCCAGCAGCCAGCGGAGGCAGAGAGCCGAGAGGAGGGGGtcggagcagaggcagcaggagcaggcctCGGGGTGAGCCAGGAAAGTCAACCTCCTCATCCGGGGGGGTTTCAGCTCGGGGGAGGCCATGGGAGCAACCCTCGGCTCCATCCCGTTCACGGTGGGCACCAGCTCCAGGGGGGGGGCCCTTCAGgaaaccctcctcttcctcaggaggggcagagggggggggtgggggcttcTTGCCCCCCAGTTTGCCTTTCCTGGGCACGATCTCCTTGGGGCCTTCCAGTTTTTTCACTGGTGTTAAACTCTGTGGGTGAAagggaggagcggggggggggggttatttcAGCATGTCCCCCCTCCCCTACAGAGgcttctgccctcccccggggctgggggtgtgggggtgtgggggtgtcaCCCAatgagccaaaaaaagaaaaaaattacactcaagagtcacaccccccccccccccccgtaccctcCTTGGGAGCTGGGAATGGGCTGTTTCAGTCCCAAAAAGGGGGGATTCTTGGCActgcccaggctggggagggggacacaccccgggaccccccccaactcacCAGTGGGGGGACTCCAGGAGGTAGAGGACCTGCTGAAGGTCGAagctgctcagctccagctcgtttctgctgcagctccagctgcgccTTCAGCACCATGAAGGAGCCACACCTGGAAATGAGGGGGGCAGGTGTTTGAGAAAAATACCCCTtagagccccccccccaaccccaaaagaACCCCCGGGGCCAGGAGGAAGAAGCTCCTGTCCCACCCCACAAGCTGAATTCATGGGATaatgcacaccccccccccgccaaatccAGCCCAGAAGGGGCcaacccacccccctccccaaccagGGCCAAGGGGACACAGACTCCAATGTCCCCTCC
Encoded here:
- the ESPL1 gene encoding LOW QUALITY PROTEIN: separin (The sequence of the model RefSeq protein was modified relative to this genomic sequence to represent the inferred CDS: inserted 2 bases in 2 codons; deleted 2 bases in 2 codons) — its product is MDITKLFTELRESSRGDGSRLQQRRVCDRILRLCVELMAQPGGCHQRATSLVTLAEEACQGYLAASSSSSSSSQPPPLYLEKILYHLLKNAAARGSVDACWRAADLLRGRLMGYQPNRATASKDFVAIAYNTYSLLWKGADVLAHPDRPREEGRGVLSVRLRALRFLLLLEEEEEEGGVPSTPPQPPFFNSQTAQQAATAAALYQAQQSPSPAFLARQIGDFLLAPLWEGTGGRDPPRRDPPGLRRCLCFFELTLERCRHLCKSGWFREAEKAVKEARDFLRATKSFGDPLTLLETGVQLSQALAGSVGQSGSLFSRAAVALGEAEVVTEPFLGVLAESCQLLVTCLGELAKRSKERPLGRGDTPGLCAFTQGHCLLLRRLLERVPPDKVKAKLMVKQLLYRSIQLFATLTYDAFQGPQPLPGGHWSGLEQLLEGCGKSVAWMVEALEGLPESERAKYLDVTVLCTFKLSYIFYRLDLHEEAIAVSRLLCQHLEVTDPYSCPQIPPESLHKCFRLRVENYRKLGRLEGALESVVGWLVALGGRGGHLLAEPLALWVRVKTEARKRGEEEIRLRTLRDALKGRSLGEETLVTLLLGELRAYKGVRGETGQERYDTLCHLLELCPPHSGRLHPRAVGLRELAQLLCYHTYPQQTEWSPLDSVRESLRLLELVPSNSQNRDQLLDDRAQALLWLYICTLESKLEKGIERDQRLKALGTKTTEDFEHNDLGYEGRLLEDKFLYDGVAFNLVTESDVCKHLDDAFSLWKQLLGGSGVPAVRCPEETVASLRLMAALYKLMAKPLQAMESYLLLSSLCDTLGDSLGTAGAFCQVTKLLLQLECPTYAQLFLEKTESCLGTGDSSAESYILLQQTCLLLRCQLCCANNQVGEGLGLLLGLLQNPTLRKATRDWYLLRAHVLQLVAVYLSLPQARLPPQLRQRIVRQGWRTPEAALSEAHKIFRSITILLGGRDIWGGQTTAFDSQFGHYWDNVPLKWEVLGDILACSEKLVAHLSQLEVVCKAKAFCLDTIKLAIKLQAIRWCGSFMVLKAQLELQQNELELSSFDLQQVLYLLESPHCLTPVKKLEGPKEIVPRKGKLGGKKPPPPPSAPPEEEEGFLKGPPLELVPTVNGMEPRVAPMASPELKPPRMRRLTFLAHPEACSCCLCSDPLLSALCLRWLLAHARLQLAQGNQTEGLGLIRALLPRCATVATRFATLLRDKPWGDTVTRDTVTQDLPALELLNDLVATVCATLALQSLANPQLAGELERGFTLLASCRPHVPNLEVSRATLLLAKAVATACHRASEHDNPADAILASSCTFQLPTLAPEEPQVATVAQNLKVQPQRRQTKPAPAPPGPKPRVKKSQKLKPPSEAEDSDSEVATVAVRPATVPCGPPATPACRTPFTIFSESSPLATKSQLLRAPKASRRVKSRLKVTFSDNSDGEDPPPGRTSSATPKVSSTPKSLPPKSMGPGGDTQPPRRGRRGRPRARATEEKKERATPRAPGKRTEEKGGEVLRAIREEEEEKVEEELEVSFKVLQEEEEGAQGRTRHPRREEEDEGGPASPNSGDPLPLEGGGLCCPPTTAAAVPSLATVQELLQGAFDCISHCPPXTLYSHICRLLALTLGHRDPLATAFLLSESFSITTRHQLLNVIHRKIHKEKKAKGDIGDHLSGLSLQEGTSAQRSHHLTQLQGLFAFDAPGGAGREGGDAFRAHLQHIPPGVDRLPVDLGQPPGGDTLLLTRLEKDVPPVTIPIPLPAARSGVPLSSILRDFDDILKGQREANACRDKQDWWLRRSQLDQRMKNLIENLERHVLGCWRGALLPSAPPDPPQSGLEEEAALLHPQLLACGWRDPQTPLLKVILNAAPLLAPXDVQALAFSLCPTAPQEAQLLLQKALKKRSCPKKSSGSLVLVLDKHLQKLPWESMGCLRTVPVTRLPSLRFLLAYSLAQKQGAGSVLGRGMNPTSAFYVLNPNRNLPGTEERFRDWFESEPGWRGVTGVAPSTEQMEAALTQHDLYIYVGHGAGARFLDGQAICRLDCRAVALLFGCSSAALALRGDLEASGIVLKYIMAGCPLVLGNLWDVTDRDLDRYAQALLEGWLRGGPGAPLLPHVTQARQAPRLKHLIGAAPVAYGLPVCLQ